Proteins from a single region of Mesorhizobium sp. B1-1-8:
- a CDS encoding NAD(P)/FAD-dependent oxidoreductase: MTSLRLRQPAVAPAPDRSFWLQDIGAGAATEPLQGSERADVLIVGGGYTGLWTALRIRELAPDTRVIVLEADLCGSGASGRNGGQVHSWFAELDQISAVVGLEEARQLCADTVTAIAELKALHRAGTIDMDLRLDGWLWTASSKAQEGAWDRAVAMTAAAGEHRFKPLTADDIKRRTGSSASYAGVVETNAGTLHPAKLAVGLRKLALARGVIIHERSPVLDIEAGKMCTARTAQGTVQADKVVVAANAWLSALPELRRHLYVVASQVIATAAVPELLDSIGWRDGASICDSQAQVLYYQRTPQGRVVFGRGSGEVALAGNFGAGFNRSPQHGRDNLRELTRVYPQLRGVRVDYDWAGPIDCVPEHVPVFDHLRDHPNIFYGMGFKGTGIAQTPIGGRILASLVLERKDRWSASGLVGIGRRTSLPPEPFRYFGAQLVRSAVRRKNEAEIRDRKADRITNLLAGLKPGSRNR; encoded by the coding sequence ATGACGTCGCTTCGACTGCGACAGCCGGCGGTAGCGCCTGCGCCCGACCGGTCGTTCTGGCTGCAGGACATCGGCGCCGGCGCCGCGACGGAGCCGTTGCAGGGCAGCGAACGCGCCGATGTGCTGATCGTCGGCGGCGGCTATACCGGCTTGTGGACGGCGCTGCGCATCCGCGAGCTCGCGCCGGATACGCGCGTCATCGTGCTCGAAGCCGATCTGTGCGGTTCAGGAGCGTCGGGCCGAAATGGCGGCCAGGTCCATTCCTGGTTCGCCGAGCTCGACCAGATCAGCGCCGTCGTCGGTCTCGAAGAGGCGCGGCAACTATGCGCCGACACGGTGACGGCGATCGCCGAGCTGAAGGCGTTGCACCGGGCCGGCACGATCGACATGGATCTGCGGCTCGACGGATGGCTGTGGACGGCGAGTTCAAAAGCCCAGGAGGGCGCATGGGATCGCGCGGTTGCCATGACGGCGGCGGCGGGCGAGCACCGCTTCAAACCGCTGACGGCCGACGATATCAAACGCCGCACCGGGTCGTCGGCATCCTATGCCGGCGTCGTCGAGACCAATGCCGGCACGCTCCATCCGGCCAAGCTGGCCGTAGGATTGCGCAAACTGGCCTTGGCGCGCGGTGTCATCATTCATGAACGCAGCCCTGTCCTCGACATCGAAGCGGGCAAGATGTGCACAGCGCGCACGGCGCAGGGCACGGTGCAGGCCGACAAGGTGGTGGTGGCCGCCAATGCCTGGCTGTCGGCGCTGCCGGAACTGCGCCGCCATCTCTATGTCGTCGCCAGCCAGGTGATCGCCACCGCGGCCGTGCCCGAACTGCTCGACAGCATCGGCTGGCGCGACGGCGCCTCGATCTGCGATTCCCAGGCCCAGGTGCTTTACTACCAGCGCACCCCTCAAGGGCGGGTGGTCTTTGGCCGCGGCAGCGGCGAGGTGGCCTTGGCCGGCAATTTCGGCGCCGGCTTCAACCGCAGCCCCCAGCACGGCCGCGATAATCTGCGTGAACTCACCCGGGTCTATCCGCAATTGCGCGGTGTGCGGGTTGACTATGACTGGGCCGGTCCGATCGACTGCGTGCCCGAGCACGTTCCCGTCTTCGATCACCTGCGCGATCACCCCAACATCTTCTACGGCATGGGTTTCAAGGGGACTGGCATCGCGCAGACACCGATCGGCGGGCGCATCCTGGCCAGTCTCGTCCTGGAGCGGAAGGACCGCTGGAGCGCCAGCGGCCTGGTCGGCATCGGGCGTCGAACCTCGCTGCCGCCGGAGCCGTTTCGCTATTTCGGTGCCCAACTTGTCCGCAGTGCTGTGCGCCGCAAGAACGAGGCCGAGATCCGCGACCGGAAGGCGGACAGGATCACCAATCTGCTGGCTGGCCTGAAGCCGGGTTCTCGCAACAGATAG
- a CDS encoding PfkB family carbohydrate kinase, whose amino-acid sequence MRRTRNLVAVGDNCLDAYLSHGLLTVGGNALNVAAQWRRSGVTARYFGAVGNDPEGEVVLAGLAGVGLTPDDVECLPGDTAVTLLRDEAGDRKFLHESFGVGENYMPSQQHYALIASADWVHLGTNANRELVRRLVADHVPFSVDVSTAHLALPLEGVPMLFASGPDAADAPVEPLLAALRAAGARQVVLTCGKRGAYFDDGTSVVHAPATPVDVVDTCGAGDSFIAMFLTGFHFDGLGAEDALRKASLAAAQTCTHLGGFPQKPHPLPDWLRAKYASFITAPREPDQ is encoded by the coding sequence ATGAGGCGGACACGGAATCTTGTCGCGGTTGGCGACAATTGCCTCGACGCCTATCTCAGCCACGGCCTGCTCACCGTTGGCGGCAACGCCTTGAATGTCGCCGCGCAGTGGCGGCGCAGCGGCGTGACTGCACGCTATTTCGGTGCGGTCGGCAATGACCCCGAAGGCGAGGTGGTGCTTGCCGGGCTGGCCGGCGTCGGCCTGACGCCGGACGATGTCGAATGCCTGCCCGGCGACACCGCCGTGACCTTGCTTCGCGACGAGGCCGGCGATCGGAAATTCCTACACGAATCCTTTGGCGTCGGCGAAAATTACATGCCTTCGCAGCAGCACTACGCGCTGATCGCCTCAGCCGACTGGGTGCATCTTGGCACCAATGCCAACAGGGAGCTTGTCCGCCGGCTAGTCGCCGATCATGTGCCGTTCAGTGTCGATGTCTCGACGGCGCATCTGGCGCTGCCACTCGAAGGGGTTCCGATGCTGTTTGCCTCCGGGCCCGACGCGGCCGATGCTCCGGTCGAGCCGTTGTTGGCCGCGCTGAGGGCGGCCGGTGCGAGACAGGTGGTTCTGACCTGCGGCAAACGCGGCGCCTACTTCGACGACGGCACCAGCGTCGTGCACGCGCCGGCGACGCCGGTCGATGTGGTGGACACATGCGGCGCCGGCGACAGCTTCATCGCCATGTTCCTCACCGGCTTCCATTTCGATGGCCTTGGCGCAGAGGACGCCTTGCGCAAGGCTTCGCTCGCGGCGGCGCAAACCTGCACGCATCTCGGCGGCTTTCCCCAGAAGCCGCATCCCTTGCCGGACTGGCTTCGAGCCAAATATGCCAGCTTCATCACCGCCCCCAGGGAGCCTGACCAATGA
- a CDS encoding sugar phosphate isomerase/epimerase family protein produces MPQLAFHQLIGANFSFQHFPFDQVARIIRDFGMREIELWGVAQHLDLFHATDARVDTVGRVLADNGLSTWCFTPEQVLYPINIASGDAELRRASIDRFRRAADICAMLGARYLFLTPGRGFESETQQSAWGRAVEALGQIAAHARGNGVRCLLEPLQRFETNVVNDAAGLRRMLDELGSDNIDVVLDSVAMATAGDTVAGYMELFGSRLAHVQLVDGSPGGHLVWGDGSLPLGRYVSELADLGYAGKITFEPFGNGSYALDPVKAWTGCLDAIEPYLNRAAVPA; encoded by the coding sequence ATGCCGCAGCTTGCATTTCACCAGCTGATCGGAGCCAACTTCAGCTTTCAGCACTTTCCCTTCGACCAGGTCGCCAGGATCATCCGCGACTTCGGGATGCGCGAGATCGAATTGTGGGGGGTTGCCCAGCATCTCGACCTCTTCCACGCGACCGACGCGCGTGTCGATACGGTCGGCCGCGTGCTGGCCGACAACGGCCTGTCCACCTGGTGCTTCACCCCTGAGCAGGTGCTCTACCCGATCAACATCGCCTCGGGTGATGCGGAGCTGCGCCGCGCCAGCATCGATCGGTTCCGCCGCGCCGCCGACATCTGTGCGATGCTCGGCGCGCGCTATCTGTTCCTGACGCCGGGCCGCGGGTTCGAGAGCGAGACGCAGCAGTCGGCCTGGGGACGCGCGGTCGAGGCGCTCGGCCAGATCGCCGCCCATGCCCGCGGCAATGGCGTGCGCTGCCTGCTCGAACCGCTGCAGCGGTTCGAAACCAACGTTGTCAACGACGCGGCAGGCCTGCGGCGGATGCTGGACGAGCTGGGCTCCGACAATATCGACGTGGTGCTGGATTCCGTCGCCATGGCCACGGCCGGCGACACGGTGGCGGGTTATATGGAGTTGTTCGGTTCCCGCCTGGCGCATGTCCAGCTCGTCGACGGCTCACCTGGCGGGCATCTTGTATGGGGGGACGGGTCCCTGCCGCTCGGCCGCTACGTCAGTGAACTGGCCGACCTGGGATACGCGGGAAAGATCACTTTCGAGCCCTTCGGCAACGGCTCCTACGCGCTGGATCCGGTCAAGGCCTGGACAGGCTGCCTCGACGCCATCGAGCCTTACCTGAACCGCGCGGCGGTGCCGGCATGA
- a CDS encoding carbohydrate ABC transporter permease, translated as MSATLAAGRRRHVNVWPVIARTFLHSFLVCLGVVVIYPLIWMALSGFKDNAQIFGDPFALPLHWSWNNYVQAWNQGVRGYVTVSVLVTIASAICTVLISAWTAFGLTRTRMRAKSLVVAIVLGGLMLSPTVAIIPLVKMLQALGLYNTYWALIILYTAFRVPFTTFLIRAYMLDLPGDLDEAATIDGASEGQIFWRITLPLCRPIIISCVILHVLFAWNEYLFAMVFTSGSDVQTLPVGLTSIMATHGTNYAVVFAAMTISALPIVVVFFAAQRYFIRGLSEGIGK; from the coding sequence ATGAGCGCGACCCTTGCAGCCGGGCGGCGCCGGCACGTCAATGTGTGGCCCGTCATCGCCAGGACGTTCCTTCATTCGTTCCTCGTCTGCCTCGGCGTCGTCGTCATCTATCCACTGATCTGGATGGCTCTCAGCGGCTTCAAGGACAACGCGCAAATCTTCGGCGATCCCTTCGCCCTGCCGTTGCACTGGTCCTGGAACAACTATGTGCAGGCCTGGAACCAAGGCGTTCGCGGCTATGTGACCGTCTCCGTCCTGGTGACCATCGCCTCGGCTATTTGCACCGTGCTCATCAGCGCCTGGACGGCCTTCGGCCTGACCCGGACCAGGATGCGGGCAAAATCGCTTGTCGTCGCCATCGTGCTGGGCGGGCTGATGCTCAGCCCTACCGTGGCGATCATCCCGCTGGTGAAGATGTTGCAGGCGCTCGGCCTCTATAACACCTATTGGGCGCTGATCATTCTGTATACGGCGTTCCGGGTGCCGTTCACCACCTTCCTCATCCGCGCCTATATGCTGGACCTGCCCGGCGATCTCGACGAGGCAGCCACGATAGACGGCGCCAGCGAAGGCCAGATCTTCTGGCGCATCACTTTGCCGCTGTGCCGGCCAATCATCATCTCGTGCGTCATCCTGCACGTCCTGTTCGCCTGGAACGAGTACCTGTTTGCCATGGTGTTCACGAGCGGCAGCGATGTGCAGACGCTGCCGGTCGGCCTGACTTCGATCATGGCAACGCACGGGACGAACTATGCCGTGGTGTTCGCGGCCATGACCATCTCGGCGCTGCCCATCGTCGTCGTGTTCTTTGCCGCGCAGCGCTACTTCATCCGTGGCCTGTCCGAAGGCATCGGCAAGTAG
- a CDS encoding carbohydrate ABC transporter permease produces MPRRRRSLRVRFGNLLSFRWAAMALILIGWFVYYPIVDNFIVSTTDQDIYTGEVTNVGLANYDRLLHDPIVLVALWNNCLYAVISVVFQVFGAFLLAAIIEDLKTERWRRLWRAVYFVPSAISITVTGLLFYFIYQPQIGLLDAALGRLGLGQLVLPWLGNEHTAIYAIIAMSQWQGFGYSTLLFAIAIQKIPRDLYDAATMDGAGPLRRLWSITFPLTREMTGLMIIVTITGAFQVFNEVMVMTAGGPNNSSQVLGTWLYQKAFIEDNFGYGAAIAAVIFVLTMLTGAAQLWYTKRRRVQL; encoded by the coding sequence ATGCCGCGGAGGCGAAGAAGCCTGCGGGTCCGCTTCGGCAATCTGTTGTCGTTCCGATGGGCGGCGATGGCGCTGATCCTCATCGGCTGGTTCGTCTACTATCCGATCGTCGACAATTTCATCGTCAGCACCACCGACCAGGACATCTATACCGGCGAGGTCACCAATGTCGGCCTCGCCAACTACGACCGGCTCCTGCATGATCCGATCGTGCTGGTCGCACTGTGGAACAACTGCCTCTACGCCGTCATCTCCGTCGTCTTCCAGGTCTTCGGCGCGTTTCTGCTCGCCGCCATCATCGAGGATCTGAAGACCGAGCGCTGGCGTCGTCTATGGCGCGCCGTCTACTTCGTGCCCTCCGCCATCTCGATCACGGTCACCGGCTTGCTGTTCTATTTCATCTACCAGCCGCAGATCGGCTTGCTGGATGCCGCGCTCGGCCGCCTTGGTCTTGGCCAGTTGGTCCTGCCCTGGCTCGGCAACGAGCACACGGCCATCTACGCCATCATCGCCATGAGCCAATGGCAAGGCTTCGGCTATTCGACGTTATTGTTTGCCATCGCGATCCAGAAAATCCCACGCGACCTTTACGATGCCGCCACGATGGACGGGGCAGGCCCGCTGCGCCGCCTGTGGAGCATCACCTTCCCGCTGACCCGCGAAATGACCGGGCTGATGATCATCGTCACCATCACCGGGGCGTTCCAGGTGTTCAACGAGGTCATGGTCATGACCGCCGGCGGCCCCAACAACAGCAGCCAGGTGCTTGGCACATGGCTCTATCAGAAAGCGTTCATCGAGGACAATTTCGGCTATGGCGCAGCGATTGCCGCAGTCATCTTCGTGCTGACCATGCTCACCGGCGCGGCACAGCTCTGGTACACGAAGCGTCGCCGGGTGCAGCTATGA
- a CDS encoding ABC transporter substrate-binding protein, with translation MKRSLQVVAVTVAAASSLGLSMSGGSAASPAVAADPNAKVEYSGTLSILTKFGLQQLSPYFVNMAQAYEKLHPGVKVELIQESDDSVKGKTKTLVASNSLPDIYFSWTGSWGGNFVRGNRAVDLSKVIGPDTDWGKTLSPAAVKAFEYNGKPYGIPLYQDAKFMGYNKQMFAKLGLKAPANFEELLASCDAIRKSGTTPISLGNKEAWPAVHYVGQLLAYNVPQATLERDFDPASAEYTDPGYVASLREFSQLVQRCTDGAEVNGTSYASALQAFTNAQSAMYYQEIIEFDQAATPDSALKPADFGFFRLPVPDGAKGDPKSIEGAPEGYMINAASKKIPLAIDFMKFVTSKENAQILSAPPYGQPSATIGGASESNMSASVVEGLKDINAASYLMPWLDTANPPRVAAVWLSSLQALAGGSMTPEQVMDEVRKAASAAK, from the coding sequence ATGAAACGTTCGCTGCAAGTCGTGGCGGTCACAGTGGCCGCGGCATCATCACTGGGCCTGTCGATGAGTGGCGGTTCCGCCGCTTCGCCGGCGGTGGCGGCCGACCCCAACGCCAAGGTCGAATATAGCGGCACGCTGTCGATCCTGACCAAGTTCGGGCTGCAGCAGCTGTCGCCTTATTTCGTCAACATGGCGCAGGCCTATGAGAAGCTCCATCCGGGCGTGAAGGTCGAGCTCATCCAGGAGAGCGATGACAGCGTGAAAGGCAAGACCAAGACGCTGGTCGCCTCCAACTCGCTTCCTGATATCTACTTCTCCTGGACGGGCAGCTGGGGCGGCAATTTCGTGCGCGGCAACCGCGCCGTCGACCTGAGCAAGGTCATCGGTCCGGACACCGACTGGGGCAAGACGCTCTCTCCGGCCGCCGTCAAGGCGTTCGAGTACAACGGCAAGCCCTATGGCATCCCGCTTTACCAGGATGCCAAGTTCATGGGCTACAACAAGCAGATGTTCGCCAAGCTCGGCCTGAAGGCGCCTGCCAATTTCGAAGAGCTGCTGGCCAGCTGCGACGCCATCCGCAAATCGGGCACGACGCCGATCTCGCTGGGCAACAAGGAAGCGTGGCCGGCGGTCCATTATGTCGGCCAGCTGCTCGCCTACAACGTGCCGCAGGCGACTTTGGAGCGCGACTTCGATCCGGCCAGCGCCGAATACACCGATCCAGGCTATGTCGCCTCGCTTAGAGAGTTCAGCCAGCTCGTCCAGCGCTGCACCGATGGCGCCGAGGTCAATGGCACGTCGTATGCCTCGGCCCTGCAGGCTTTCACCAATGCGCAGTCGGCCATGTACTATCAGGAAATCATCGAGTTCGATCAGGCCGCGACGCCGGACTCGGCGCTGAAGCCGGCTGATTTCGGCTTTTTCAGGCTGCCCGTGCCCGATGGCGCCAAGGGCGACCCGAAATCGATCGAGGGCGCTCCCGAAGGCTACATGATCAATGCGGCCTCCAAGAAAATCCCGCTAGCGATCGATTTCATGAAGTTCGTGACCTCGAAGGAAAACGCGCAGATCCTGTCGGCGCCACCTTACGGCCAGCCGAGCGCTACCATCGGCGGCGCCTCGGAATCGAACATGAGCGCTTCGGTGGTCGAGGGCCTCAAGGACATCAACGCGGCTTCCTACCTCATGCCCTGGCTGGACACCGCCAATCCGCCGCGCGTTGCGGCTGTATGGCTGTCCAGCCTGCAAGCGCTGGCGGGTGGCTCGATGACACCTGAGCAGGTCATGGACGAGGTGCGCAAGGCGGCCTCAGCCGCCAAATAA
- a CDS encoding SIS domain-containing protein produces MLNFDRDRFIKIQGGAVSIAGEARSLMRTLLSDGVERLFFMGTGGVQLLTLPAIELAKRHSTFPVSAEYPAQVVLDPPAGLDSKAAVVIPSLSGTTKESVELMTFLKKRGVRTISLTGHSDTPIAQEADHNFTNFAEDDTSSESFYLQTLLIVLALLAERGQYDGFDAAVAELKLLPGLLADAKADFEDEAAELARTIKDETYHIFTGAGSVWPQANYYGMCILEEMQWIRTRPVHAADFFHGTLELVEPGVSVFVFKGEDALRPLADRVENFARRYTDRVRVLDAASVKLPGISKQVRTMISPVLLATLLERLSAHLEVLRNHPLTTRRYYKRVEY; encoded by the coding sequence ATGCTGAATTTCGATAGGGACCGCTTCATCAAGATCCAGGGCGGTGCCGTTTCCATTGCCGGGGAGGCGCGCTCGCTGATGCGCACACTGCTTTCGGATGGCGTCGAGCGGCTATTCTTCATGGGAACCGGTGGCGTCCAGCTTCTGACGCTGCCGGCGATCGAACTGGCCAAGCGCCATTCGACATTTCCGGTGAGCGCCGAATATCCGGCGCAGGTCGTTCTCGATCCACCGGCCGGTCTCGACAGCAAGGCCGCGGTCGTCATTCCGTCACTGTCGGGCACGACCAAGGAAAGTGTGGAGCTCATGACGTTCCTGAAAAAGCGAGGCGTGCGCACGATCTCGCTGACCGGTCATTCCGACACGCCGATCGCGCAGGAAGCCGACCACAATTTCACGAATTTCGCCGAGGACGACACCTCCTCGGAATCCTTCTACCTGCAGACGTTGCTGATCGTCCTGGCGCTGCTGGCCGAGCGCGGACAATATGATGGCTTCGACGCGGCCGTCGCCGAGCTGAAGCTTTTGCCGGGCCTGCTCGCCGATGCCAAGGCCGACTTCGAGGACGAGGCCGCCGAGCTGGCCAGGACCATCAAGGACGAGACCTATCACATCTTCACCGGCGCCGGGTCGGTCTGGCCGCAAGCCAACTATTACGGCATGTGCATCCTGGAAGAGATGCAGTGGATCCGGACCCGCCCGGTGCATGCCGCGGACTTCTTCCATGGCACGCTGGAACTGGTCGAGCCGGGGGTCAGCGTCTTTGTGTTCAAGGGTGAGGATGCCCTTCGGCCCCTGGCCGACCGGGTCGAGAATTTCGCCAGGCGCTATACGGATCGCGTGCGCGTACTCGATGCCGCGTCGGTCAAATTGCCGGGCATCTCAAAGCAGGTGCGCACCATGATCTCTCCGGTCCTGCTCGCCACCTTGCTCGAGCGGTTGAGCGCGCATCTTGAAGTGCTGCGCAACCACCCGCTGACGACACGCCGCTACTACAAACGCGTTGAATACTGA
- a CDS encoding LacI family DNA-binding transcriptional regulator — protein sequence MTQKGITLKDVAAAAKVSRATAARALNSYGYVGDETALRVLEAAEKLGYRGNLVAQALRSGQLPIVGFVPGDIQNPFFARIAHDIEVELRKHRHNLLIASSEENVEQEKELLESLRALSVRGFILAPTSATDSQHIRQLARDGWPIVLIDRVVKDMQCDSVVVDNEGGAREAVDYLVANGHERIGLLRDESRIFTAQERLAGYLNSLHTHGVALDESLISVSRSTVEHAIEATIRLFSRRNRPTALFTVDSLMTQGALLGLRSMGLSVPHDVSLVGFDDFNLATFTDPQITVIAQPISEIGPLAAKLLLERLAGKKVAPRDIHFPTRLIVRGSVARPRRR from the coding sequence ATGACGCAAAAAGGCATCACCCTGAAAGACGTTGCGGCAGCCGCCAAGGTGTCGCGCGCCACCGCTGCGCGGGCGCTCAACAGTTATGGCTATGTCGGCGACGAGACGGCGCTTCGCGTGTTGGAAGCCGCTGAAAAATTGGGTTATCGCGGAAACCTCGTCGCCCAGGCGCTGCGCAGCGGACAGTTGCCGATCGTCGGCTTCGTGCCGGGCGATATCCAAAATCCCTTCTTCGCTCGAATAGCCCACGACATTGAGGTGGAGTTGCGCAAGCATCGCCACAACCTGCTGATCGCCAGCAGCGAGGAGAATGTCGAGCAGGAAAAGGAATTGCTGGAAAGCCTGCGCGCGCTCAGCGTTCGCGGCTTCATCCTGGCCCCGACGTCGGCAACCGACAGCCAGCATATCCGGCAGTTGGCGCGTGACGGTTGGCCGATCGTGCTGATCGACCGCGTCGTCAAGGACATGCAATGCGACAGCGTGGTCGTCGACAATGAAGGGGGGGCGCGCGAGGCGGTCGACTATCTGGTCGCCAACGGCCACGAGCGCATCGGTCTGCTGCGGGACGAATCACGCATCTTCACCGCGCAGGAGCGTCTCGCAGGCTATTTAAATTCGCTGCACACGCATGGCGTTGCGCTCGATGAATCGCTGATCAGTGTGTCGCGTTCGACTGTCGAGCATGCCATCGAGGCCACCATCAGGCTGTTCAGCCGGCGCAATCGTCCGACAGCGTTGTTTACGGTCGATAGCCTGATGACCCAGGGCGCGCTTCTGGGCCTGCGCTCGATGGGGCTTTCCGTCCCCCATGATGTCTCGCTGGTCGGCTTCGACGATTTCAATCTCGCCACCTTCACCGATCCGCAGATCACGGTCATCGCCCAGCCCATTTCCGAGATCGGGCCGCTTGCCGCCAAGCTGCTGCTCGAACGATTGGCGGGCAAGAAGGTGGCGCCACGCGACATCCACTTCCCGACGCGGCTGATCGTGCGCGGCTCGGTGGCTCGACCCCGCAGGCGCTGA
- a CDS encoding RNA-binding protein, giving the protein MRTGPKGQKRPADVIGNAVRVMRIATGEERDDTPDDGKSAAAKELGVEGRKEARRQHDAATGAASEALENLEEIGAGRAG; this is encoded by the coding sequence ATGCGAACCGGACCTAAAGGCCAGAAGCGCCCCGCCGATGTGATCGGCAACGCCGTCCGCGTCATGCGCATAGCCACAGGCGAGGAACGCGACGACACGCCGGACGACGGCAAGAGCGCCGCCGCCAAAGAGCTTGGGGTCGAAGGGCGGAAAGAAGCGCGCCGCCAACATGACGCCGCCACGGGCGCAGCATCAGAGGCGTTGGAAAATCTGGAGGAGATCGGCGCTGGTCGAGCAGGCTGA
- a CDS encoding GYD domain-containing protein, translating into MPLYLTRFSYTPATWAKLIKNPEDRREAAKQYIEAVGGKLHGFWYAFGEHDGYNLWEAPHNVSMAATALAIGSGGALSSIQTTVLLTVEDTLAALQKASSIKYRPPGEQA; encoded by the coding sequence ATGCCATTATACCTAACCCGGTTCAGCTACACGCCGGCCACATGGGCTAAGCTCATCAAGAACCCGGAGGACCGCCGAGAAGCGGCGAAGCAGTACATAGAAGCGGTTGGCGGAAAGTTGCACGGCTTCTGGTACGCCTTTGGTGAGCACGATGGCTACAACTTGTGGGAGGCTCCGCACAACGTCTCGATGGCGGCCACGGCGCTCGCGATCGGCTCAGGCGGAGCGCTGAGTTCCATTCAGACGACTGTCCTTCTGACCGTGGAGGACACGCTTGCGGCGCTGCAAAAGGCATCGTCGATTAAATATCGACCGCCTGGAGAACAAGCCTAG
- a CDS encoding NYN domain-containing protein, whose amino-acid sequence MSSEPRSPRLAVLIDADNASAKIADGLFEEIAKIGEASVRRIYGDFSSSRSKAWADVLSKHAIIPQQQFAYTTGKNASDITLVIDAMDLLHSGRFDGFCLVSSDSDFTRLAARIREQGIDVFGFGEQKTPESFRQACRRFVYTENLLSSAPENEPEAVSSMKPLQPPSAAVPIIRKIIAQMESEDGWVPLGAVGTQLANLASDFDPRTFGFRKLSDLVRRTNAFELDRPEGGTLRIRIKPQAARKGGRKT is encoded by the coding sequence ATATCGTCCGAACCGCGGTCGCCACGCCTTGCCGTTCTGATTGATGCCGACAATGCCTCGGCCAAGATTGCCGATGGTCTGTTCGAGGAGATTGCCAAAATCGGCGAGGCCAGCGTGCGTCGTATCTATGGCGATTTTTCCAGCTCGCGCTCGAAAGCTTGGGCCGACGTTCTTTCGAAGCACGCAATCATACCCCAGCAACAGTTCGCCTACACGACGGGCAAGAATGCGTCCGACATCACCCTCGTCATCGACGCGATGGATCTGCTCCATAGCGGTCGGTTCGACGGTTTCTGCCTAGTCTCCTCCGACAGCGATTTCACCCGGCTCGCGGCCCGGATACGCGAACAGGGAATCGACGTATTCGGCTTCGGCGAGCAGAAGACGCCCGAGAGCTTCCGCCAGGCATGCCGGCGATTTGTCTATACCGAGAACCTGCTGTCGTCCGCGCCTGAAAATGAACCTGAGGCCGTATCGAGCATGAAGCCATTGCAGCCGCCTTCAGCGGCCGTGCCGATCATTCGGAAGATCATCGCGCAGATGGAAAGCGAGGATGGCTGGGTTCCGCTCGGTGCGGTCGGCACGCAGCTTGCCAATCTCGCTTCCGACTTCGATCCCCGCACATTCGGCTTTCGCAAGCTGAGCGATCTCGTCCGCAGGACCAACGCATTTGAGCTTGACCGTCCAGAGGGCGGAACGTTGCGCATCAGGATCAAACCGCAAGCGGCGCGCAAGGGAGGGCGGAAGACGTGA
- a CDS encoding DUF982 domain-containing protein: MAGKRFRVPVVVYVAGPSGFTLIESVAQASDFLFDHWPGNDSLAWTEAMNCCAEDGAPDDASVAFLAALKGAGISYDRTVEIY, encoded by the coding sequence ATGGCTGGCAAAAGATTCCGGGTTCCTGTGGTTGTCTATGTCGCCGGGCCGAGCGGCTTCACTCTCATCGAGTCCGTCGCGCAGGCCTCGGATTTCCTGTTTGACCACTGGCCTGGAAATGACAGCCTGGCCTGGACGGAGGCCATGAATTGTTGCGCCGAAGATGGTGCTCCCGATGACGCGAGCGTAGCATTCCTTGCCGCGCTTAAGGGTGCGGGGATCAGCTACGACCGCACGGTTGAGATTTACTGA
- a CDS encoding EF-hand domain-containing protein gives MSTTTAVAAVLAMLASPALAQTNGTPAPSAPAQEGAQQTPAPNGQNPESMREMMRQMMSEMMQERMQEDRGARAERRDGDRWHRDYRMGAPEGRRAMGERSMGAGMMHGAGMRMLFAILDADGDGALSRNEVQDFIGRIFNAVDENGDNSIDMEEIQSFFHGAGDRAAE, from the coding sequence ATGAGCACAACCACAGCAGTTGCCGCGGTGTTGGCGATGTTGGCTTCGCCAGCGCTCGCCCAGACCAACGGGACACCTGCCCCCTCAGCACCGGCACAGGAGGGAGCCCAACAGACACCCGCGCCAAACGGACAAAACCCCGAGTCTATGCGCGAAATGATGCGCCAGATGATGAGTGAGATGATGCAGGAAAGAATGCAAGAGGATCGGGGTGCCCGAGCTGAACGGCGTGACGGCGACCGCTGGCATCGGGATTACAGAATGGGCGCGCCTGAAGGACGGCGGGCGATGGGCGAGCGCAGCATGGGAGCCGGGATGATGCATGGCGCAGGTATGCGAATGTTATTCGCCATATTGGACGCCGACGGCGATGGTGCGCTTTCGCGGAACGAGGTTCAAGATTTCATCGGGCGGATATTCAATGCCGTCGATGAAAACGGCGATAACAGCATCGATATGGAGGAAATTCAATCCTTCTTCCATGGAGCCGGAGACAGGGCAGCAGAATAA